One window of the Eucalyptus grandis isolate ANBG69807.140 chromosome 6, ASM1654582v1, whole genome shotgun sequence genome contains the following:
- the LOC104451546 gene encoding disease resistance protein RUN1 yields MAFRDDHHLDLPRGKCIKPEILGAIEQSRLVLVIFSKNYTSSTWCLEEVAKAVECKDINEGSVIPIFYEVDPSDIRKLRANFGTGFTKIEEAYSGDKRDIKKWKDAVSEVVGLAGIELKDGYETKFIQQIIREVENKLGPRLPYVVGDHVGMHSRVANVVECLCLDKSDVHSIGMWGMGGIGKTTIARVVHDKIRGQFNDGCCFLANVREISKKNGLVYLQNQFLGDILHNDNLRIRDDHRGVNMIKERLQHKKVLIILDDVDEKEQLEKLVGGFDWFGSGSRIIITARDEHLLLQYGVNSIYKVEELSFGEALQLFCLKAFRSNHPPIEFNELVEQVIRYANGLPLALDVLGSFLACRSSMQWKSALARLKECPEEKIFDRLRISYDGLQQKEKEIFLDIACFFKGNEKPYVIEVLDNCGFYADIGIEVLVDKSLIQIVDNKLWMHDLLQEMAWEIVRRESPKEPGERSRVWLFEDVCHILSKNSGTRKVKAIVLQSRDCRTVRLNGESFTNMTNLRLLDVRAIHLSSGLKHLSDELCLLRWDNYSLRSFPPSFLPKNLAELHMQDSFLCSFWRGEKMRVLEKLKVINLSGSILFVETPNFIYVPNLERLILKGCKAFSQVHSSIGNLERLNLLDLGDCENLTRLPDSVGNLKSLRVLNLSGCSNLEELPCPRKFDDILVKWSSSSPRDWYRIYHEFQPRREFNSVFKYSIDPDLYRVNEGVMSCGASEAKFLPFIGSRVRVEYLYLLWHPSRLRLVSLCDFNGR; encoded by the exons TTCTACTTGGTGCCTGGAAGAAGTTGCTAAGGCTGTGGAGTGCAAGGATATCAATGAAGGATCAGTGATACCAATCTTCTACGAGGTCGATCCATCTGACATACGAAAATTGAGGGCAAACTTTGGGACAGGCTTTACTAAAATTGAGGAAGCTTATTCGGGTGACAAGAGAGATATAAAGAAGTGGAAGGATGCAGTGAGTGAAGTAGTTGGTCTTGCTGGCATAGAATTGAAAGATGG ATATGAGACCAAGTTTATTCAACAAATCATTAGAGAAGTCGAAAATAAACTGGGTCCTCGGCTGCCCTATGTCGTAGGCGACCATGTGGGAATGCACTCCCGCGTTGCAAATGTAGTTGAATGTTTATGCTTGGACAAGAGTGATGTGCACAGTATTGGCATGTGGGGTATGGGTGGCATAGGCAAAACAACTATTGCACGAGTAGTTCATGACAAAATCCGTGGCCAATTTAATGATGGATGTTGTTTTCTTGCCAATGttagagaaatttcaaaaaagaatggTCTGGTGTATCTACAAAACCAGTTTCTTGGCGATATTCTCCACAACGACAATTTGAGAATTAGGGATGATCACAGAGGTGTGAACATGATAAAAGAACGACTACAACATAAAAAAgttctcattatacttgatgACGTGGATGAAAAGGAGcaattggaaaaattagtaGGAGGTTTTGATTGGTTTGGAAGtggaagtaggatcattatAACAGCCAGAGATGAACATTTGCTTCTCCAATATGGAGTGAATTCCATATATAAGGTGGAGGAACTATCCTTTGGTGAGGCTCTCCAGCTATTTTGTTTGAAAGCTTTTAGAAGTAACCATCCTCCAATAGAGTTCAATGAGCTCGTGGAGCAGGTTATTAGATATGCTAATGGCCTTCCTCTAGCCCTTGATGTCTTGGGTTCCTTTTTGGCTTGTAGGAGCTCGATGCAATGGAAGAGTGCACTGGCCAGACTCAAAGAATGTCCAGAAGAGAAAATTTTTGACCGACTTAGGATAAGTTATGATGGACTACAGcagaaagagaaggagatttTCCTAGATATTGCCTGTTTTTTCAAGGGAAATGAGAAACCTTACGTTATAGAAGTACTGGACAATTGTGGGTTCTACGCAGATATTGGAATCGAAGTGCTTGTTGATAAATCTCTTATCCAAATTGTGGACAACAAACTGTGGATGCATGATTTGCTACAAGAGATGGCTTGGGAAATTGTTCGTCGAGAGTCTCCTAAAGAGCCAGGAGAACGAAGTCGAGTTTGGCTTTTTGAGGATGTATGccatattttgtcaaaaaacTCG GGAACTAGAAAAGTCAAAGCCATAGTTTTGCAATCTAGGGACTGTAGAACAGTGCGCTTGAATGGAGAGTCATTCACAAACATGACTAACTTAAGATTGCTTGATGTTCGTGCCATCCACCTTTCTTCTGGGTTGAAGCACCTTTCAGATGAACTATGCTTGCTAAGATGGGACAACTATAGTCTTAGATCATTTCCACCAAGTTTTCTTCCAAAGAATCTCGCTGAACTCCATATGCAAGATAGCTTCCTTTGCAGCTTCTGGAGAGGGGAAAAG atGCGGGTCTTAGAGAAGTTGAAAGTTATCAACCTCAGTGGTTCCATATTATTTGTGGAGACTCCAAACTTCATATATGTCCCAAATCTGGAGAGGCTAATTCTCAAAGGTTGCAAAGcattttctcaagttcattCTTCAATTGGAAATCTAGAAAGACTCAATCTACTTGACTTGGGTGACTGTGAAAACCTCACGAGACTTCCGGATAGTGTAGGTAATCTAAAATCTCTTAGAGTTCTTAATCTATCTGGAtgttcaaatcttgaagaactACCT TGTCCAAGAaagtttgatgatattttagtCAAGTGGTCTAGTTCATCGCCCAGGGATTGGTATAGAATCTACCATGAGTTTCAACCTCGAAGGGAGTTCAATAGTGTCTTCAAATATTCCATTGATCCGGATCTGTACAGAGTGAATGAAGGTGTAATGAGCTGTGGTGCCTCTGAGGCTAAGTTCCTCCCATTCATTGGAAGTCGTGTACGAGTGGAGTATCTATATTTGCTTTGGCATCCTTCAAGACTTCGACTAGTGTCTCTTTGTGATTTCAATGGAAGGTAA